The sequence TCAAGACCTATTTTTCCGTTATTGTTCGCAATAGCTGCATGAGGGAGTTTGCGAAAGCTAGAAGAAAAAATATCGTGCATCAGGCGGAAATTCCCGACGATGGTAAGACCGATACTGTAGATAAGAAGATTTCTCTCGAAGAGGAGATCCGTCGATTCAAGACAGTTCTTACTCTTTACTACAAACAGCGCCCCAAGTTGTTACTGTGCTTGAAGCTTCACTATAGGATTCCATTGAACGCCGAAGATATTCGCCGATGGTATCCGGATTGCAGCTCTTCGGACCACGCCAAGCTCATAGAGAATTTCGGATCCAATTTCGATGCGAAAGACTACGCGGAAATTTTTAGGATCATCACGCCGATCATGAACAGGCGCGAAAACAAAAATAATTCGCCCGATGCCGTAAGGAAATGGATCGATTCGAAGATTGATGAGATCATTGATCTCATGAATGGAGTTTGCAAGAGAAGTAATTACGACGACGAAACATTAAAAACGCTCGTCGATGACTTCTTTTCTCCATTTTTGCTTGATGAATGATATATATAGTACAAGCGCCATTGGTTGAGAACATCCCAGGAATAGAGATGACGGGGAAGAAGTACCTTTTTGACAGCCGGTCCCATTTAAGTGAGGAAGCCCTTGCGATGTATGTCGATGCGCTGGAGGCAGGGGAAGTTTATTCGTTGCCAGGTGGGATTCTCGAGCATGTAGAAGAATGCAAAGAATGCAAGCTGGACATTGTTGAGGTGGCATGGCTTGCGGGACCGGCCGCCGTCACTCCTGTAAGCCCGCAACTAAGGATAGTCAAAAAGGGCGCGGCAGTTGGTTTCCGCTTCTCAATAATCTATCGGATTGCCGCAGTGGTTCTGATCGGAGCCGGTGTCGGAATACTAGCAAATCATTTTGTATCGACAAAGAGTGAAAACGCCTTGCCGACAGATCTGGGGGCAGTTGAACGCGCTCATGCGCCTGAAGTACCCAAAAATTCGCCGGAGCGTAACGGAGGACCTGAAGAACATAAGAACCTTGCCGACAGTTTCTCGCCGTCACCGAATCTCGATAATCTTGTGAATGCATCCCTTCGGTCGGAATCGCCGCTTGTGCTATCACCCGCAAACAATGCAATCGTCGGCAGGGAAATCCTCTTTAAATGGAGGATTGTTCCCCCTGGATCAACGAGGCTGACAATCGTTTCAAATAGCGAAAGGGTTTTGAGAATTATCACGCTGCAGAGGTCGGCCTATCGTCTATCGCATAACTTCCCACCGGGACTATACTATTGGAAACTTGAACGTCGGGGGGAATTACAGCATGTCGGCAAATTTATCGTCCGGTGATGCGTCTAATCTCCAACGAGGATAAACCCACTCCACTTTGTCGGAAAGGCCGTTGTTCTGTCCGCGATCAATCGGAGCTTTGATTTTCTTAATGCCGAAGTGAACGTTTCTCCATCGAGCACATGATTATAAAAATCTCTCATGAGCTTGTTGGTCGGTCTGTCGTAGACCTTCCACAAAGAGAAGATGACGTTGCGCGCCCCCGAATAAAAAAATCCGCGCGTCATTGCCATCATTCCCTCCCCCTTAACTAATTTTCCGAGTCCGCTCTCGCAACTGCTCAGGACGACCAGGTCCGCTTTTAAGTTCAAATTATACGTCTCGCTTGCGTATAGTACCCCGTCTTCGATCGCCGGTGTTCGTTGTGTTTGTGAGAAGAGAAGCATGGAAAGTTGGGGATGCTCTTCATTGATATAGCCATGCGTCGCGATATGAATGCACGAATACTTGCCGACGTTCGATTTGAAATTCTCCTCGGTGGCGCCGTTGTACAGGAAGCTCAATCCAAGCAGTCCTGTTTTTTGAAAATCCTGAGCAACAGCGGAGACCTCCTGGGCCGAATATTTAAGCTCGTTGAATTTTTTGCCGTCGACGGTGATGGACCGATAGGCCGATTTGTCTTTTTCGAATTCTCGTAAAGTATTGGATGAAAACACCCCGTTACTGTCGCTGTCCCGGAACACGGGGGCAAAACCGACGAAACTCTGCTGTCCGACCGTCAGCGCTTTTTGTCTGATATGATTTACGTAGAACGAAGACGAATACGAATAGGAAATCTCGTAATTATTGAGGAGGTAGTGTATTTTTGTAAAATCAATTGATCCTTTTGCATTAGCGTATGAATTGGCGATGAGCGCTTCAAAAGGGATGTAATACAAAACGCCGTCCGGAATAATGATCAACCGTTTCTTCCCGACAATAGCCTTTTTGATCGGTTGAATGAGAGAATTGTACAACTTGGAGCCGTTTTGAACGTACGCAAGCTCTTCAACCGTTTTTATCGAACGGTAAAAGCTTGATACGAGACTGTTGAAAGCTGGCGGGAGGGCGATGGAAAATAGTTTGCATGAAGTCTTTGTGATTACAAAGACCGCAAGATCCTTCTGTGTGAGACAATATTCAACAATTGCGGTTTGATCGTCGATCGCGTTTTGTGTTTCGTCAATTGATACGATATGGTTCTCATACTTCAGATCATAATATTTAGGATAATTATTTTCAAGAAACCTATACAGGTTTTCTTCTTCATTATTGCAAGCAAAGCATTGGTCTTGCAGGAACATGATTTTTGCCGTGTCAATAGACCCCCTTTTTTCCTCCTCCTTCTGAAGTTGAGTCGTGTTAAAGGCGAGCCTGACTTTCAAAGATCTTTCTGCCTGGATAATTGAGTCGGGAACACCGGCAAATCGCTTTGCTTCGGAATCTAACAGGCCATCCAATAAAACGTTGGCCTTGCTGTTCTCAGCAAAATGAAAAGCAGATTCTTTCAATGTCCGCTCTTTTGTCAAACCAGACAATGTGAGGCACAGCCGGATTGCGTTTTGATACATTAAATAGCTCTGTTCTTGAAGAAAGAGCTTCGAGTTCTCCGTCGCGATTGTTTTCCTCATAGCATCCAGAAGACCGGAAATGTATTCATAGGTTGCAAGGGCCGAGCGGAGATCGCGGGCGTCGTGAGATTTTTGCTTATAGAGTTGTTCAAAAGCCAAAGATTTCGATGTGAGGATTCCAATAAGATCTCTACTGTTTGGAAATGTGATTATTGATGGGTTGGCGTATACGGAGGAGTCAGTGAATCCAGGTACGAGTATGCTCAAGGATTGCTGATAATATCTAAGTGCAGTAGAAGGT comes from Bacteroidota bacterium and encodes:
- a CDS encoding CHAT domain-containing tetratricopeptide repeat protein; protein product: MLAFPLYSYAQTGCDTVQAEIILKHAMDCHLNAEYDSALGDLQRAGDIFLVAKRWERYVHCLNMMADCLSRKANFDSMAAVLRLAQSVSMRNLGSDNIENASTLSLLGLLNIYKDELELAVHNIEDGKRIREKRLDSRDRRIADSDYLLGSASIRKGDFNSALDLFSKALSIYRLNDSSDNFNRCLTLLGMGYALFLQSNFDAALDYFLQAYDIVNCGERKYMSILADCDVYLGSTYYEKGDIERSANFLNAAIKIYRKLFGCDNLFLASCYSRLGLISEAEGDLEKAIDYYEKAISLNKQYVGDNHLFIAIDLRQLSHAYAEKNDLDHALAFSKKALSIHQRVSGKNHPELAYTYEILANIYKKRHQYSLSLRNFNKALKLRSQLKDSNDRNDIANLYSEIGSVFSATRNFGQALAYYNRALYLHNKLPEPNRPNKAAVLKGIGDVYESLKQPSTALRYYQQSLSILVPGFTDSSVYANPSIITFPNSRDLIGILTSKSLAFEQLYKQKSHDARDLRSALATYEYISGLLDAMRKTIATENSKLFLQEQSYLMYQNAIRLCLTLSGLTKERTLKESAFHFAENSKANVLLDGLLDSEAKRFAGVPDSIIQAERSLKVRLAFNTTQLQKEEEKRGSIDTAKIMFLQDQCFACNNEEENLYRFLENNYPKYYDLKYENHIVSIDETQNAIDDQTAIVEYCLTQKDLAVFVITKTSCKLFSIALPPAFNSLVSSFYRSIKTVEELAYVQNGSKLYNSLIQPIKKAIVGKKRLIIIPDGVLYYIPFEALIANSYANAKGSIDFTKIHYLLNNYEISYSYSSSFYVNHIRQKALTVGQQSFVGFAPVFRDSDSNGVFSSNTLREFEKDKSAYRSITVDGKKFNELKYSAQEVSAVAQDFQKTGLLGLSFLYNGATEENFKSNVGKYSCIHIATHGYINEEHPQLSMLLFSQTQRTPAIEDGVLYASETYNLNLKADLVVLSSCESGLGKLVKGEGMMAMTRGFFYSGARNVIFSLWKVYDRPTNKLMRDFYNHVLDGETFTSALRKSKLRLIADRTTAFPTKWSGFILVGD
- a CDS encoding sigma-70 family RNA polymerase sigma factor, whose product is MTENEKDIELLHKNPNALVLKYQETVRIIVKKFILSGIISRADFEDAVQEALSEVLTKIPTMQKQYNGMSLFKTYFSVIVRNSCMREFAKARRKNIVHQAEIPDDGKTDTVDKKISLEEEIRRFKTVLTLYYKQRPKLLLCLKLHYRIPLNAEDIRRWYPDCSSSDHAKLIENFGSNFDAKDYAEIFRIITPIMNRRENKNNSPDAVRKWIDSKIDEIIDLMNGVCKRSNYDDETLKTLVDDFFSPFLLDE